From a single Planctellipticum variicoloris genomic region:
- a CDS encoding HAAS signaling domain-containing protein, protein MSPEDLLADLPPMRDDEPSSLRQDIVDELADHLECAVRREQVKSNGADDVERRVLERFGNPRQIARRLWWLAMWSRIMSQRVLLGFSLAGNVLAILLSVAVFWQFERERMSIAHERQALMLHIMEMTTRINEIQNRPAPAPLQPLGEPTLKVRLEGPEPGSPPPESAKVSIQGLQLRNQALERTNGVKLERPEVDFGRVVSGGYAIQVGVGPYKYSEEISLADGENRELLIRCPGFGPGVRPKLDRELPEDLQARGIVPYAEYELLPVEVAGNLWERTLPERGRSQGFNRNRSPFLTFLGIEARSVVEGQRNSSRMTPWSDQDNQPFGPFDPFLAAVMRFAGEEATPDASSENVCRGMRVQLTRLVLVDDVYPLSDDKLQSSRGLRVGDGEPQQRWSPAVLVFDADRLQQFPSIVEPVVLSDEPVQLALPQELLNLIRTTLNRVDAADAAIPANFLRSSTYRREDIRSMLSARRKVLRP, encoded by the coding sequence ATGTCCCCCGAAGACCTGCTCGCCGACCTGCCTCCCATGCGCGATGACGAACCGTCGTCGCTGCGGCAGGACATCGTCGACGAGCTGGCCGATCACCTGGAATGCGCCGTCCGTCGCGAGCAGGTGAAGTCGAACGGAGCGGACGACGTCGAACGCCGGGTGCTCGAACGCTTCGGCAACCCCCGTCAGATCGCCCGCCGCCTCTGGTGGCTGGCCATGTGGAGTCGCATCATGTCTCAACGGGTTCTCCTCGGCTTCAGTCTGGCCGGCAATGTGCTCGCTATCCTGCTCAGCGTGGCGGTGTTCTGGCAGTTTGAGCGGGAGAGAATGTCGATCGCGCACGAACGACAGGCGCTGATGCTGCACATCATGGAGATGACAACCCGGATTAACGAAATCCAGAACCGCCCCGCACCCGCCCCCCTGCAACCTCTCGGCGAACCGACTCTCAAAGTCCGACTCGAAGGGCCGGAGCCCGGCTCGCCGCCGCCGGAGTCGGCCAAGGTTTCGATTCAAGGACTTCAACTACGGAATCAGGCGCTCGAACGGACGAACGGCGTGAAATTGGAACGGCCGGAAGTCGACTTTGGCAGGGTCGTATCGGGGGGATACGCAATTCAAGTCGGTGTCGGACCGTACAAATACTCGGAAGAGATCTCGCTGGCGGACGGGGAGAACCGCGAACTGCTGATCCGCTGCCCCGGATTTGGTCCCGGCGTCCGGCCGAAGCTCGATCGCGAGCTTCCCGAGGATCTCCAGGCGCGCGGAATTGTGCCGTATGCCGAGTACGAACTGCTGCCCGTCGAAGTTGCCGGAAACCTCTGGGAGCGCACTCTTCCCGAACGCGGTCGCAGCCAGGGTTTCAATCGCAATCGAAGCCCGTTTCTCACGTTTTTGGGAATCGAGGCCAGATCCGTGGTCGAGGGCCAACGTAACTCCAGCCGGATGACCCCCTGGTCCGACCAGGACAACCAACCATTCGGACCGTTTGATCCATTTCTTGCCGCCGTAATGCGATTTGCAGGAGAGGAGGCCACACCCGATGCCAGCAGCGAGAATGTTTGCCGCGGCATGCGCGTGCAACTCACGCGACTGGTCCTGGTGGATGACGTGTATCCCCTGAGCGACGACAAATTGCAGTCGTCGCGCGGGCTCCGCGTGGGGGACGGAGAGCCGCAGCAGAGGTGGTCGCCGGCGGTGCTCGTTTTCGACGCCGATCGACTGCAGCAGTTCCCTTCGATCGTCGAACCCGTCGTCCTCTCCGACGAACCGGTCCAGCTTGCGCTGCCCCAGGAACTATTGAATCTCATCCGCACGACGCTGAACCGGGTCGACGCCGCGGATGCAGCAATCCCCGCGAATTTCCTGCGGTCGTCCACCTACCGCAGAGAGGATATTCGCTCGATGCTCTCGGCCCGTCGAAAAGTTCTCCGCCCCTGA
- a CDS encoding PadR family transcriptional regulator, giving the protein MDSRFLWGMVETLILEVVSRGPSYGYEIVQRVFSQSGGYFDLKEGSLYPALHRLEQQKLLTSFWKEVDGRRRKYYELSAAGKKALSARRVEWKAFSRGVEGILDAPLVVPAL; this is encoded by the coding sequence ATGGACTCGCGTTTCCTCTGGGGCATGGTTGAGACGCTGATTCTCGAAGTCGTCTCACGCGGCCCTTCGTACGGCTACGAAATCGTCCAGCGCGTCTTCAGCCAGTCGGGAGGCTACTTCGATCTCAAAGAGGGCAGCCTCTACCCGGCCCTGCATCGCCTCGAACAGCAGAAGCTGCTCACCTCGTTCTGGAAAGAAGTCGACGGACGCCGCCGCAAATACTACGAATTGAGCGCCGCCGGGAAGAAAGCCCTCTCGGCCCGCAGAGTCGAGTGGAAAGCCTTCTCCCGCGGCGTCGAAGGGATTCTCGACGCGCCGCTGGTCGTGCCGGCACTCTGA
- a CDS encoding XdhC family protein, whose product MQLVLRELEVALRTGRPVCYCALVETRGSTPQKAGAMMLVFPDGSQVGTLGGGCVEAEVKRRALQLLDEGTAGLLTFQLDSDYGWDDGLICGGRMKMLVDPIRPGDDSSYYRTWFDRLLTGTGCTEAVVLDAEAAGAGAEADRYLLDEHGTVIAQRTAGTKELAGVRERLRSLEERPRPYVAGGISYLPCLSRCRLVIVGAGHVGQKVAQLAAEADFDVWVIDDREEYCQSQRFPTAKRLIVAPIDQALSGLDVDSSTYCIIVTRGHNHDEEALYHLAETRARYVGMIGSRRKIRLIFQDLLREGIARDALQRVYAPVGFEIGSQTVPEIAISIVAELIAHRNLGRIPTGIRGESLLSEQTAG is encoded by the coding sequence ATGCAACTTGTGCTGCGTGAGCTGGAAGTCGCTCTGCGGACGGGACGTCCGGTCTGCTACTGCGCGCTGGTCGAGACGCGGGGATCGACGCCGCAGAAGGCCGGGGCGATGATGCTCGTCTTTCCGGACGGGTCGCAGGTCGGGACGCTGGGAGGCGGCTGTGTCGAGGCGGAAGTCAAACGCCGGGCGCTGCAGCTCCTTGATGAAGGAACCGCGGGCCTGCTGACCTTTCAGCTCGATAGCGACTACGGCTGGGATGACGGCCTGATCTGCGGCGGGCGGATGAAGATGCTCGTCGATCCGATCCGTCCCGGCGACGACAGCAGTTATTACCGGACGTGGTTCGATCGGCTCCTGACGGGGACGGGTTGCACGGAGGCGGTGGTACTCGACGCGGAAGCCGCCGGGGCAGGCGCCGAGGCCGATCGTTATCTGCTCGATGAACACGGCACGGTGATTGCGCAGCGAACCGCGGGGACGAAGGAACTGGCCGGCGTTCGCGAACGATTGCGGTCGCTGGAAGAACGTCCCCGGCCGTATGTCGCGGGGGGGATCTCGTATCTGCCGTGCCTGTCGCGCTGCCGGCTGGTGATCGTCGGGGCAGGACATGTCGGGCAGAAGGTGGCTCAGCTCGCCGCGGAGGCTGACTTCGACGTCTGGGTCATCGACGATCGCGAAGAGTATTGTCAGTCGCAGCGGTTTCCGACAGCGAAGCGGCTGATCGTCGCACCGATCGACCAGGCGCTGAGCGGGCTCGATGTCGATTCCAGCACGTACTGCATCATCGTGACCCGCGGGCACAACCACGACGAAGAGGCGTTATATCACCTGGCCGAAACACGGGCGCGGTATGTGGGCATGATTGGAAGCCGTCGGAAGATCCGGCTGATCTTTCAAGACCTGCTGCGGGAAGGGATTGCTCGTGACGCTTTGCAGCGGGTCTACGCGCCCGTCGGTTTCGAGATCGGGTCGCAGACGGTGCCGGAGATCGCGATCAGCATCGTCGCCGAGCTGATTGCACACCGGAATCTCGGACGAATTCCCACAGGGATTCGCGGAGAGAGTCTGCTCAGCGAGCAGACGGCAGGCTGA
- a CDS encoding endonuclease/exonuclease/phosphatase family protein codes for MSATAEAPAPTNSRRDPRRRFVACLPWLLLVGVVIGNGADRTPADATVPIAWNGPAPVAGNGDILRIATFNIHGGRGADGRLDLERTTAQLGEFDVAWLQEVHGGGWTGGMDQAGELGQRLQIASAFLPTERRWWTDHFGNGLLTRLPVELVQRCPLPGTRGKAFRQAVLTEVTLQSRRVRILGVHVDRQDDRLRQLEIVSRMFLALQPPAILLGDLNTQPDDPALSALLAAPDVVDPLGGITAARGHIDWILARGLECRTIEYVTGDASDHPAVRAEFSLPSAR; via the coding sequence ATGTCCGCAACCGCAGAGGCGCCTGCCCCGACGAATTCACGTCGCGATCCCCGGCGTCGCTTCGTCGCGTGCCTCCCCTGGCTGCTGCTGGTCGGCGTGGTGATCGGCAACGGCGCGGATCGGACGCCGGCTGATGCAACCGTTCCCATCGCCTGGAATGGACCTGCGCCTGTTGCCGGCAACGGCGACATTCTCAGAATCGCCACGTTCAATATCCACGGCGGACGGGGCGCCGACGGCCGACTCGACCTTGAACGGACGACCGCACAACTTGGAGAATTCGACGTCGCCTGGCTGCAGGAAGTCCACGGCGGCGGCTGGACGGGTGGGATGGATCAGGCCGGGGAACTCGGACAGCGACTGCAGATTGCTTCGGCGTTCCTCCCGACGGAACGGCGCTGGTGGACCGACCACTTCGGCAACGGTCTGTTGACCCGCCTCCCGGTCGAGCTGGTCCAGCGGTGCCCGCTACCCGGAACCCGCGGCAAAGCGTTTCGTCAGGCGGTCCTGACGGAGGTCACGCTGCAGAGCCGGCGGGTGCGCATTCTCGGCGTCCATGTCGACCGTCAGGACGATCGTCTCCGACAGCTTGAGATCGTGTCCCGGATGTTCCTGGCGCTGCAGCCCCCGGCGATTCTCCTGGGAGACCTCAACACGCAGCCCGACGACCCGGCCCTCTCAGCGCTGCTGGCTGCGCCAGATGTCGTCGATCCGCTGGGCGGCATCACCGCAGCCCGCGGCCACATCGACTGGATCCTCGCCCGCGGTCTCGAATGCCGGACCATTGAGTACGTAACGGGAGACGCTTCCGATCATCCCGCCGTCAGGGCCGAATTCAGCCTGCCGTCTGCTCGCTGA
- a CDS encoding PVC-type heme-binding CxxCH protein, which yields MRCNPTIRWLSRGFCGLLLCGRLAAADVDPGVRVPEGFEVVQVAGDELAHDIYCLTVDSQGRPVVSGPGYIRTLIDADGDGVAERAEEFASGPKSGAMGLFFHGRNCLCVGDGGVLIYRDQDGDGKADGPPERLLRCRTGGEHDTHSIQHGPDGWWYIIAGNTAEITAAYATLPTSPIRQPRAGVLMRLKPDFSGGELIGDGFRNAYDFAFGPYGDIFTYDSDDERDISLPWYRPTRVFQTLTAADHGWISKSWKRPDEYMDMPPVVASMGRGSPTGMACYEHSQFPEQYHGGLFVLDWTYGRVNFLRLQRDGAAYTSKVELFMSGAGGNGFAPTDVEVAPDGSLLVCVGGRGTRGGVYRVKARTTAKPAEIEAPLEACLRAPQPLSAWSRAKWLPTARDLGRDKLLAAAQDGERPVRERTRAIEIVTEVFGGLTAEELKAFRTDNRFLVRARAVWSHGRRPAAEWDLSEIAAFVADEDPLVARCALEVLAGLPTIDDAAPLMDSLAKQLGSDDRFTRWQAALVVRRLPESALKDLSAAAGKQGSRAVTTYAAGWLDRMPDLMTRARSTVPTLATALVQGNYSADIRLDAVRLLQNSLGDMGPRDGVPPAFDGYNGAVDPQQEEPLLQPLLIALSEAYPTGNAQLDDELARLLAMLHPYNQTLLEKVLAPINADSDAVHDIHQLLVAAQFPVPRSATQRQRIAAGLVGLDVKFAKHKLPQDTNWNDRIKELYTRLASRDEDYLATAVLDEPEFGRPGHVLFLSEIPGDLLPGAIDAFVKNIEKHGEDYPWNNDVVFLLGESKEPAHRTLIREQFERFNVRGAVLMTLAGEPDPRDRPLFLQGLEMSQVEVVEACAQALLKLPAGQSAAEQFALLRAFRRLGQDAREYAVREQVLRLLERNNGVAFPFVSGEVGYQPQPVATQKWTDWLQQKWPQEAAGQLGGNETDLALLKQILAHASNSTGDVGRGEKLYQTRQCAQCHGGRSGLGPDLAGAAGRFSKNDLWTAIVLPSRDVSARYQTTILQTHGGKTYSGLIVYESVDGLLLRDGQNQTFRIETSDVAIRRKSPVSLMPSGLLKDLSLQDCTDLYAYLQTLSKPAVAEKPRPSPSE from the coding sequence GTGCGCTGCAACCCGACCATTCGATGGCTGTCCCGGGGATTCTGCGGACTCCTGCTGTGCGGCCGCTTGGCCGCCGCCGACGTCGATCCGGGCGTGCGGGTTCCCGAAGGCTTCGAGGTCGTGCAGGTCGCCGGCGATGAACTGGCTCACGACATCTACTGCCTGACCGTCGACAGCCAGGGGCGGCCGGTCGTCAGCGGCCCCGGCTACATCCGGACGTTGATCGACGCCGATGGCGACGGCGTCGCCGAGCGGGCCGAGGAGTTCGCCAGCGGGCCGAAGTCGGGCGCGATGGGACTGTTCTTTCACGGCCGCAACTGCCTGTGCGTCGGCGACGGCGGCGTGCTGATCTATCGCGATCAGGACGGCGACGGCAAGGCCGACGGTCCTCCCGAGCGACTGCTCCGCTGCCGGACGGGGGGCGAGCACGACACGCACTCGATTCAGCACGGCCCCGACGGCTGGTGGTACATTATTGCCGGGAATACCGCGGAGATCACCGCGGCCTACGCCACGCTGCCGACTTCCCCGATCCGTCAGCCGAGGGCCGGCGTGCTGATGCGGCTGAAGCCCGACTTTTCGGGCGGCGAACTGATCGGCGACGGCTTTCGCAACGCGTACGACTTCGCCTTCGGTCCGTACGGCGACATCTTCACCTACGACAGCGACGACGAGCGCGATATCTCGCTTCCCTGGTATCGACCGACACGGGTCTTCCAGACGTTGACGGCCGCCGATCACGGCTGGATCAGCAAGAGCTGGAAGCGTCCCGACGAGTACATGGATATGCCTCCCGTCGTCGCCTCGATGGGCCGCGGCTCTCCGACCGGCATGGCCTGCTACGAGCATTCGCAGTTTCCCGAGCAGTACCACGGCGGGCTGTTCGTGCTCGACTGGACCTACGGCCGCGTGAATTTCCTGCGGCTGCAGCGTGACGGGGCGGCTTACACCAGCAAAGTCGAGCTGTTCATGTCCGGCGCCGGCGGGAACGGCTTTGCTCCGACCGATGTCGAGGTCGCTCCCGACGGCAGCCTGCTGGTCTGCGTCGGCGGCCGTGGGACACGCGGAGGAGTCTACCGCGTGAAGGCCAGAACGACTGCCAAACCTGCCGAGATCGAGGCCCCCCTCGAAGCCTGTCTGCGGGCGCCTCAACCGCTGAGTGCCTGGAGTCGAGCAAAATGGTTGCCGACGGCTCGCGACCTGGGACGCGACAAGCTGCTGGCCGCGGCTCAGGACGGCGAACGTCCGGTTCGCGAACGGACGCGTGCCATCGAGATCGTGACCGAAGTGTTCGGCGGACTGACCGCCGAGGAATTGAAGGCCTTTCGCACCGACAACCGCTTCCTGGTGCGAGCCCGCGCCGTCTGGTCGCATGGCCGACGGCCCGCGGCGGAATGGGATCTGAGCGAGATCGCGGCCTTTGTCGCGGACGAGGACCCGCTGGTCGCACGCTGCGCCCTCGAAGTCCTGGCGGGGCTGCCGACGATCGATGATGCCGCGCCACTGATGGATTCGCTGGCGAAGCAGCTTGGATCCGACGATCGATTCACTCGCTGGCAGGCGGCGCTGGTCGTCCGACGGTTGCCGGAATCGGCGTTGAAGGATCTCTCGGCTGCAGCCGGAAAGCAGGGATCGCGGGCAGTCACCACGTATGCCGCCGGCTGGCTGGACCGGATGCCCGATCTGATGACGCGCGCCCGGAGCACGGTTCCGACGCTCGCCACGGCGCTCGTTCAAGGCAACTACTCGGCGGACATTCGCCTGGACGCCGTGCGGCTGCTGCAGAACTCGCTCGGAGACATGGGACCGCGGGACGGAGTGCCCCCCGCCTTCGACGGCTACAATGGCGCCGTCGATCCCCAGCAGGAGGAGCCGCTCCTGCAGCCGCTCCTGATTGCATTGTCGGAAGCCTATCCCACTGGCAACGCTCAGTTGGACGACGAACTGGCCCGACTGCTGGCCATGCTGCACCCGTACAACCAGACGCTGCTCGAAAAGGTTCTCGCACCCATCAACGCAGACTCCGACGCCGTGCATGACATCCATCAACTGCTCGTCGCCGCGCAGTTCCCGGTGCCGCGATCGGCGACACAGCGCCAGCGGATCGCCGCCGGCCTGGTCGGACTGGACGTCAAGTTCGCGAAGCACAAGTTGCCCCAGGACACCAACTGGAACGACCGGATCAAAGAGTTGTATACGCGGCTGGCGTCGCGCGACGAGGACTATCTGGCCACTGCGGTCCTGGACGAACCAGAATTCGGCCGTCCCGGCCACGTGCTGTTTCTGAGCGAAATTCCGGGCGACCTGCTCCCCGGGGCCATCGATGCATTCGTCAAGAACATTGAGAAGCACGGCGAAGACTATCCCTGGAACAACGACGTCGTCTTCCTGCTGGGGGAATCGAAGGAGCCGGCTCATCGCACGCTGATCCGCGAGCAGTTCGAACGTTTCAACGTCCGCGGCGCCGTGCTGATGACGCTGGCGGGCGAACCCGATCCGCGCGACCGGCCCCTGTTTCTCCAGGGGCTGGAGATGTCCCAGGTGGAAGTCGTCGAAGCCTGCGCCCAGGCTCTGCTGAAACTCCCCGCCGGTCAGTCCGCCGCCGAACAGTTCGCCCTGCTGCGGGCTTTCCGCCGGCTGGGACAGGACGCCCGCGAGTACGCCGTCCGCGAACAGGTTCTGCGACTGCTCGAACGAAACAACGGCGTCGCATTCCCGTTTGTCTCGGGCGAAGTCGGCTATCAGCCGCAGCCGGTGGCGACACAAAAGTGGACCGACTGGTTGCAGCAGAAATGGCCCCAGGAAGCCGCCGGGCAACTCGGCGGGAACGAAACCGACCTGGCGCTCCTCAAGCAGATTCTCGCCCACGCGTCCAACTCAACCGGCGACGTCGGCCGGGGAGAGAAGCTCTATCAGACACGCCAATGCGCCCAATGCCACGGCGGACGGAGTGGCCTCGGCCCCGACCTTGCCGGCGCCGCCGGGCGATTCTCCAAGAACGACCTCTGGACTGCCATCGTCCTCCCCAGCCGGGATGTCTCGGCCCGGTATCAGACGACGATTCTGCAGACGCATGGCGGAAAGACTTATTCCGGACTGATCGTCTACGAATCTGTCGACGGTCTGCTGCTGCGCGACGGGCAGAATCAGACGTTCCGAATCGAAACGTCAGACGTCGCGATCCGCAGGAAGTCCCCCGTTTCCTTGATGCCCAGCGGTCTGCTCAAAGATCTGAGCCTGCAGGACTGCACGGACCTGTACGCCTACCTGCAGACCCTTTCCAAACCGGCCGTGGCCGAAAAGCCCCGCCCCTCGCCCTCTGAGTAG
- a CDS encoding SDR family NAD(P)-dependent oxidoreductase: MTDPLFNIADQVVLVSGGSRGIGRELAAAFAARDAMVFIAGREADTLETTAGEISTGRYPVKTVVCDVSRIDDVASMVQSVVSEAGRIDGLLNVAGVNKRKRVENYTPEEFDFIVDINLRGAFFVAQHVGRQFIAQGTGGWITNIDSLNTSSPLTGVLPYAMSKGGLSMMTRGMANEWGRHKVRVNGLAPGFILTDLTQKLWSDPNMQAWNAANSPLGRLGNPEDMVGTAVFLASPGAAFLTGQTIYVDGGFTAGMNWPIPLD; the protein is encoded by the coding sequence ATGACCGACCCGCTGTTCAACATCGCTGATCAGGTCGTTCTCGTTTCCGGAGGGAGCCGGGGGATCGGTCGCGAGCTGGCCGCCGCGTTCGCAGCTCGCGATGCGATGGTCTTCATCGCCGGGCGGGAAGCCGATACGCTCGAAACGACGGCGGGCGAAATCTCGACGGGGCGCTATCCGGTCAAAACCGTCGTCTGCGATGTTTCGCGGATAGACGACGTCGCCTCAATGGTCCAATCGGTGGTCAGCGAAGCCGGTCGGATCGACGGACTGCTGAACGTGGCCGGCGTCAACAAGCGCAAGCGGGTCGAAAACTACACGCCCGAGGAGTTCGACTTCATCGTCGACATCAACCTGCGCGGAGCGTTCTTCGTCGCCCAGCACGTCGGCCGGCAGTTCATCGCCCAGGGAACTGGCGGCTGGATCACGAACATCGACTCGCTCAACACCAGCTCGCCGCTCACGGGCGTGCTCCCCTATGCGATGAGCAAGGGAGGGCTCAGCATGATGACCCGCGGCATGGCGAACGAATGGGGCCGGCACAAAGTCCGCGTCAATGGCCTCGCTCCGGGATTCATTCTGACCGACCTGACGCAGAAGCTCTGGTCCGATCCGAACATGCAGGCCTGGAACGCGGCGAATTCCCCCCTCGGACGACTCGGAAACCCGGAAGACATGGTCGGCACGGCAGTCTTCCTCGCCAGTCCTGGCGCCGCGTTCCTGACGGGCCAGACGATCTACGTGGATGGCGGCTTCACGGCGGGGATGAACTGGCCGATTCCGCTGGACTGA
- the polX gene encoding DNA polymerase/3'-5' exonuclease PolX has translation MQNVDVAALFTELADLLEIQGANPFRVRAYRNAARTIENLSESVAGIVADPDHDLSTLEGIGKDLAEKIETIVKTGHLPQLEEQRAEIPADVREMLRIPGLGPKKVAALFHELNVRTLGDLRAAAEGGKIAELKGFGKKTAQTILEGLALLEEVGKRVYLAVAKPAADEIVADLLASGTVEQASVAGSCRRRKESCGDLDLLAVASDSKGAMDCLAAHPLVTKVLARGETKQRVRLHSGLELDLRVVPAESYGAALQYFTGSKEHNIVVRRRAQERGLKINEYGVFRGEESIAGQSEEEVYAAVELPWIPPELRENRGEIELAEQHRLPKLLELSNMRGDLHMHTTATDGTASIEEMIEAAKARGLEYIAITDHSKRVTMANGLDADRLREHWRNIDAVRKKTKGIHVLCGIECDILEDATMDLPDDVLAEADWVLAVLHYGLKQPRAKIQERLLMALRNPYVHAIGHPSGRIIGQRPGADIDFDELFHVAKEEGKFLEINADPSRLDLDDVHAAAAKARGIPIVISTDAHSTRGFASMEWGVYQARRAGLTAADVINTLPWKEFSKRIARR, from the coding sequence ATGCAGAACGTCGACGTCGCGGCCCTGTTTACCGAACTGGCCGACCTGCTGGAAATTCAGGGGGCCAATCCCTTTCGCGTCCGGGCTTACCGGAATGCGGCCCGGACGATCGAGAACCTGTCCGAATCCGTCGCCGGAATTGTCGCCGACCCGGACCACGATCTGAGCACGCTGGAAGGGATCGGCAAGGATCTCGCCGAGAAGATCGAGACCATCGTCAAGACCGGGCATCTGCCGCAGCTCGAAGAGCAGCGGGCGGAGATCCCCGCCGACGTCCGCGAGATGCTGCGGATTCCCGGCCTCGGTCCCAAGAAGGTGGCGGCCCTCTTTCACGAACTCAACGTCCGCACGCTCGGGGATCTGCGGGCAGCCGCCGAGGGGGGCAAAATTGCCGAGCTGAAGGGATTTGGCAAGAAGACCGCCCAGACGATTCTGGAAGGACTCGCACTGCTGGAAGAAGTCGGCAAGCGGGTTTATCTGGCGGTGGCCAAGCCGGCTGCGGATGAAATCGTGGCCGACCTGCTGGCCTCCGGAACCGTCGAGCAGGCTTCTGTCGCGGGGAGCTGCCGCCGCCGGAAGGAGAGTTGCGGCGATCTGGATCTGCTCGCCGTCGCTTCCGATTCCAAGGGGGCGATGGACTGCCTCGCCGCTCATCCGCTCGTAACAAAAGTCCTGGCCCGCGGCGAAACCAAGCAGCGCGTGCGACTCCACAGCGGGCTGGAACTCGATCTGCGCGTCGTGCCGGCGGAGTCGTATGGGGCGGCCCTGCAGTACTTCACCGGATCGAAGGAGCACAACATCGTCGTCCGGCGCAGGGCGCAGGAACGGGGCCTGAAGATCAACGAGTACGGCGTCTTCCGCGGCGAAGAGTCGATTGCGGGTCAATCTGAGGAAGAGGTCTATGCGGCGGTCGAACTGCCGTGGATTCCTCCTGAATTGCGAGAGAACCGGGGCGAGATTGAGCTGGCGGAACAGCACAGGCTGCCAAAGCTGCTGGAACTATCCAACATGCGCGGCGACCTGCACATGCACACGACAGCCACGGACGGGACGGCCTCGATCGAGGAGATGATCGAAGCCGCCAAGGCCCGCGGGCTGGAGTACATCGCCATTACCGATCACTCGAAGCGGGTGACGATGGCGAATGGCCTCGACGCCGATCGGTTGCGCGAACACTGGCGGAATATCGACGCGGTCCGCAAGAAGACAAAGGGCATTCACGTCCTGTGCGGCATCGAGTGCGACATCCTCGAAGACGCCACCATGGATCTGCCGGACGACGTCCTCGCCGAGGCCGACTGGGTGCTTGCCGTTCTGCACTACGGCTTGAAGCAGCCGCGTGCCAAAATCCAGGAGCGGCTGCTGATGGCGCTGCGGAATCCGTACGTCCACGCCATCGGCCATCCGTCGGGCCGGATTATCGGCCAGCGTCCAGGGGCGGACATCGATTTCGACGAGCTGTTCCACGTCGCAAAGGAAGAGGGGAAGTTTCTGGAGATCAATGCCGACCCGTCCCGGCTGGATCTGGACGACGTCCATGCGGCGGCGGCGAAGGCCCGCGGCATCCCAATCGTGATCAGCACCGACGCCCACAGCACCAGGGGCTTTGCGTCGATGGAGTGGGGTGTCTACCAGGCGCGACGCGCAGGCCTGACGGCGGCCGATGTGATCAACACGCTGCCGTGGAAGGAGTTTTCGAAGAGAATTGCTCGGCGGTGA